The Pseudomonas sp. R4-35-07 genome contains a region encoding:
- a CDS encoding cytochrome c oxidase subunit 3 yields the protein MSTHDTYYVPAQSKWPIIATIGLLVTVYGLAVWFNDLKALRPESHGPWIFFVGGLLLAYMLFGWFGAVIKESRAGLYSAQMDRSFRWGMTWFIFSEVMFFIAFFGALFYVRVWAGPWLAGEGPKGIAHMLWPNFEFAWPLLNNPDPTLYPAPKGTISPWGLPLVNTILLVSSSVTITIAHHALRKGHRGALKIWLALTVLLGLAFLGFQAEEYIHAYRELGLTLGSGVYGATFFMLTGFHGAHVTIGTIILFVMLMRILKGHFNAEHQFGFEAASWYWHFVDVVWIGLFFFVYVL from the coding sequence ATGTCGACTCATGATACGTACTACGTACCAGCGCAAAGCAAATGGCCGATCATTGCCACGATTGGCCTGTTGGTCACCGTGTATGGGCTGGCCGTGTGGTTCAACGATCTCAAGGCGTTGCGCCCGGAATCCCACGGCCCGTGGATCTTCTTCGTCGGTGGCCTGTTGCTGGCCTACATGCTGTTCGGCTGGTTCGGTGCGGTGATCAAGGAAAGCCGCGCCGGCTTGTACAGTGCGCAGATGGACCGTTCGTTTCGCTGGGGCATGACTTGGTTCATCTTTTCCGAAGTGATGTTTTTCATCGCGTTTTTCGGCGCTTTGTTTTACGTGCGTGTCTGGGCAGGACCCTGGCTGGCAGGTGAGGGCCCCAAGGGCATCGCGCATATGCTGTGGCCGAATTTCGAATTCGCCTGGCCATTGCTGAACAACCCGGACCCCACGTTGTACCCGGCACCCAAAGGCACGATCAGCCCCTGGGGCCTGCCGTTGGTAAACACTATCCTGCTGGTGAGTTCCAGCGTGACCATCACCATCGCCCACCATGCCTTGCGCAAAGGGCATCGCGGCGCGCTGAAGATCTGGCTGGCGCTCACCGTGCTACTGGGCCTGGCGTTTCTCGGGTTCCAGGCCGAGGAGTACATCCACGCCTATAGAGAGCTGGGCCTGACGCTGGGTTCGGGCGTATACGGCGCGACGTTCTTCATGCTCACCGGGTTTCACGGTGCCCACGTGACCATCGGCACGATCATTCTGTTTGTGATGCTGATGCGCATCCTGAAGGGGCATTTCAATGCCGAACACCAGTTCGGTTTCGAGGCGGCCAGTTGGTATTGGCACTTCGTGGACGTGGTGTGGATCGGGCTGTTTTTCTTTGTGTATGTGCTGTGA
- the coxB gene encoding cytochrome c oxidase subunit II → MTRHPHVWMGLVLSSVFGQAHAAWTTNMAPGATEVSHAVFDLHMTIFWICVVIGIVVFGAMFWSMILHRRSTGQVAAKFHESTTVEILWTVVPLLILVAMAIPATKTLINIYDSSESDIDIQVTGYQWKWHYKYLGQDVEFFSNLATPAEQIHNQATKGEHYLLEVDQPLVLPVGAKVRFLVTAADVIHSWWVPAFAVKRDAIPGFVNEAWTRVEKPGIYRGQCAELCGKDHGFMPIVVEVKSRADYDTWLGERKQEAAKLKELTSKEWTLDELVARGDKVYHTTCVACHQAEGQGLPPMFPALKGSKIATGPAADHLNLVFHGKPGTAMAAFGKQLSEVDIAAVVTYERNAWGNNKGDMVTPKDVLAIKQAQSK, encoded by the coding sequence ATGACGCGACATCCACACGTTTGGATGGGCTTAGTGTTGTCGTCGGTATTCGGCCAGGCCCACGCCGCCTGGACAACGAATATGGCGCCAGGTGCTACTGAAGTCAGTCACGCTGTGTTTGACCTGCACATGACCATTTTCTGGATTTGTGTAGTGATCGGCATCGTTGTGTTTGGCGCGATGTTCTGGTCGATGATCCTGCACCGCAGGTCCACCGGCCAGGTAGCGGCCAAGTTCCACGAAAGCACCACGGTGGAAATTCTCTGGACCGTGGTGCCGTTGCTGATCCTGGTGGCCATGGCCATTCCCGCGACCAAGACGTTGATCAACATCTACGACAGCAGTGAGTCGGATATCGATATCCAGGTCACCGGCTATCAGTGGAAGTGGCATTACAAATACCTGGGCCAGGACGTGGAGTTCTTCAGCAACCTGGCCACACCCGCCGAGCAAATCCATAACCAGGCCACCAAGGGCGAGCACTACCTTCTCGAAGTCGACCAGCCGCTGGTGTTGCCGGTGGGGGCGAAAGTGCGCTTTCTGGTCACCGCCGCCGACGTGATCCACTCCTGGTGGGTGCCGGCCTTTGCGGTCAAGCGTGACGCCATTCCAGGCTTCGTCAATGAAGCCTGGACCCGAGTCGAGAAACCCGGCATCTATCGCGGCCAGTGCGCCGAGCTATGCGGCAAGGACCACGGGTTCATGCCCATCGTGGTCGAGGTCAAGTCCAGGGCCGACTACGACACCTGGCTCGGCGAGCGCAAGCAAGAGGCGGCCAAGCTCAAGGAACTGACCTCCAAGGAATGGACACTCGACGAACTGGTGGCCCGCGGCGACAAGGTCTACCACACCACCTGCGTGGCCTGTCACCAGGCTGAAGGCCAGGGCCTGCCGCCCATGTTCCCGGCGCTCAAGGGCTCGAAAATCGCCACCGGGCCTGCCGCCGATCACCTGAACCTGGTGTTTCACGGCAAGCCAGGTACCGCGATGGCCGCGTTCGGCAAACAACTCTCGGAAGTCGATATCGCTGCGGTCGTGACCTACGAACGCAATGCCTGGGGCAATAACAAAGGCGACATGGTCACGCCAAAAGACGTGCTGGCCATCAAACAGGCGCAAAGTAAATGA
- a CDS encoding twin transmembrane helix small protein, whose translation MLKAAIALMLIATVASLFSGLFFLVKDEGRSNRLVTALTVRVVLAAITVGLIAWGFFSGQLVSHAPW comes from the coding sequence ATGCTCAAAGCCGCCATTGCCCTGATGCTGATCGCGACCGTCGCGAGCCTGTTCAGTGGCTTGTTCTTCCTGGTCAAGGACGAGGGCCGTTCCAACCGCCTCGTCACTGCCCTGACCGTGCGTGTCGTGTTGGCCGCCATCACCGTCGGGCTGATCGCCTGGGGCTTTTTCAGTGGCCAGTTGGTCTCGCATGCGCCGTGGTAG
- the ctaD gene encoding cytochrome c oxidase subunit I, with translation MSTVIDDHGHADHAHGPAKGLMRWVLTTNHKDIGTMYLWFAFTMFLLGGSFAMVIRAELFQPGLQIVQPAFFNQMTTMHGLIMVFGAVMPAFVGLANWMIPLMIGAPDMALPRMNNFSFWLLPAAFLLLVSTLFSPGGGPNFGWTFYAPLSTTYAPESVTFFIFAIHLMGISSIMGAINVVATILNLRAPGMTLMKMPLFVWTWLITAFLLIAVMPVLAGCVTMMLMDIHFGTSFFSASGGGDPVLFQHVFWFFGHPEVYIMILPAFGAVSSIIPTFSRKPLFGYTSMVYATASIAFLSFIVWAHHMFVVGIPLVGELFFMYATLLIAVPTGVKVFNWVSTMWQGSLTFETPMLFAVAFVILFTIGGFSGLMLAIAPADFQYHDTYFVVAHFHYVLVPGAIFGIFASAYYWLPKWTGHMYDETLGKLHFWLSFVGMNMAFFPMHFVGLAGMPRRVPDYNLQFADFNMVSSIGAFMFGATQIFFLFIVIKCIRGGPPAPAKPWDGAEGLEWSVPSPAPYHTFTTPPEVK, from the coding sequence ATGAGCACTGTGATCGATGACCATGGTCACGCCGACCACGCCCACGGCCCCGCGAAGGGGTTGATGCGCTGGGTGTTGACCACCAACCATAAAGACATCGGCACGATGTACCTGTGGTTTGCCTTCACCATGTTCCTGCTGGGCGGTTCATTCGCCATGGTGATTCGCGCCGAACTGTTCCAGCCCGGCCTGCAGATCGTGCAGCCGGCGTTCTTCAACCAGATGACCACCATGCATGGCCTCATCATGGTGTTCGGTGCGGTGATGCCGGCCTTTGTCGGCCTGGCGAACTGGATGATCCCGTTGATGATCGGTGCACCGGACATGGCCCTGCCGCGCATGAACAACTTCAGTTTCTGGCTGCTGCCGGCGGCGTTCCTGTTGCTGGTCTCGACCCTGTTCAGCCCGGGCGGCGGGCCGAATTTCGGCTGGACGTTCTATGCCCCGCTCTCGACCACCTATGCGCCGGAAAGCGTGACCTTCTTCATCTTTGCCATCCACCTGATGGGCATCAGTTCGATCATGGGTGCGATCAACGTGGTGGCGACCATCCTCAACTTGCGCGCGCCGGGCATGACCCTGATGAAAATGCCGCTGTTCGTGTGGACCTGGCTGATCACCGCGTTCCTGCTGATTGCGGTGATGCCGGTGCTGGCCGGTTGCGTGACCATGATGCTGATGGATATCCACTTCGGCACCAGCTTTTTCAGCGCGTCGGGCGGTGGTGATCCGGTGCTGTTCCAGCACGTGTTCTGGTTTTTTGGCCACCCTGAGGTGTACATCATGATCCTGCCGGCGTTCGGGGCCGTCAGCTCGATCATTCCGACCTTCTCGCGCAAGCCGTTGTTTGGCTACACCTCGATGGTCTACGCCACGGCCAGCATCGCGTTCCTGTCGTTCATCGTGTGGGCGCACCATATGTTCGTGGTCGGTATTCCGCTGGTAGGCGAACTGTTCTTCATGTACGCCACCCTGCTGATCGCGGTGCCCACCGGAGTCAAGGTGTTCAACTGGGTCAGCACCATGTGGCAAGGTTCGCTGACCTTCGAGACGCCGATGCTGTTCGCGGTGGCCTTCGTGATCCTGTTTACCATCGGCGGTTTTTCCGGGCTGATGCTGGCGATCGCGCCGGCGGACTTCCAGTACCACGACACCTACTTCGTGGTGGCGCATTTCCATTACGTGCTGGTGCCCGGCGCGATCTTCGGCATCTTCGCCTCGGCCTACTACTGGCTGCCGAAATGGACCGGCCACATGTACGACGAAACCCTGGGCAAGCTGCACTTCTGGCTGTCCTTCGTGGGCATGAACATGGCGTTCTTCCCGATGCACTTCGTGGGCCTGGCCGGCATGCCGCGCCGGGTGCCGGACTACAACCTGCAGTTCGCCGACTTCAACATGGTCTCGTCGATTGGCGCGTTCATGTTCGGCGCCACGCAGATTTTCTTCCTGTTTATCGTGATCAAGTGCATCCGCGGCGGCCCGCCCGCGCCGGCCAAACCGTGGGATGGCGCCGAAGGCCTGGAGTGGAGCGTGCCCTCGCCCGCGCCGTACCACACCTTCACCACGCCGCCGGAGGTGAAATGA
- a CDS encoding SURF1 family protein, whose translation MRFSIASARQRLRPGIAPTLVVLLLLPLMVGLGFWQLSRGQEKQRLVDTYAERRAAAPMGSEQLEASADPAFRRVHLRGNFDAEHSVLLDNRMRDGRAGVELLQPFHDQASGVWLLLNRGWLPWPDRRTPPVFTTPDQPVSLVAWVYVAPGETFQLRVDPTTAQWPRLLTALHPVALWAELRRSGFAYELRAEAGPGTYDTTWPVVAMGPEKHLGYAVQWFAMSLALLALYLYLGWHNAKEKHHGSRHESTQHV comes from the coding sequence ATGAGATTCAGTATAGCCAGTGCCAGGCAGCGCCTGCGGCCCGGCATCGCGCCGACGTTGGTGGTGCTGTTGTTGCTGCCGTTGATGGTCGGCCTGGGGTTCTGGCAACTGTCGCGCGGTCAGGAAAAACAGCGCTTGGTCGACACTTACGCAGAGCGGCGTGCGGCCGCGCCCATGGGCAGCGAGCAGCTTGAAGCCAGTGCCGACCCAGCCTTTCGCCGAGTTCATCTGCGCGGCAATTTCGATGCCGAACACAGTGTGCTGCTCGACAACCGTATGCGCGACGGCAGGGCCGGGGTTGAGCTGTTACAACCCTTCCATGATCAGGCCAGCGGCGTGTGGTTGTTGCTCAATCGTGGTTGGCTGCCTTGGCCGGACCGGCGCACGCCACCGGTGTTCACCACCCCGGATCAACCGGTGAGTCTCGTTGCCTGGGTGTACGTCGCCCCCGGCGAAACCTTCCAATTGCGCGTCGACCCCACAACCGCGCAGTGGCCGCGCCTGTTGACCGCGTTGCATCCCGTCGCGCTGTGGGCTGAATTGCGCCGCAGCGGGTTCGCCTACGAGCTGCGCGCCGAAGCCGGCCCCGGTACCTACGACACCACCTGGCCGGTGGTCGCCATGGGCCCGGAAAAACACCTGGGGTATGCCGTGCAGTGGTTTGCCATGTCATTGGCGCTGCTGGCGCTTTACCTCTACCTCGGATGGCACAACGCAAAGGAGAAGCACCATGGGAGCCGCCATGAATCCACTCAACATGTCTGA
- a CDS encoding cytochrome c oxidase assembly protein translates to MADSIPIKRLVTRLLILVLAMFAFGFALVPIYDVMCKAFGINGKTGGQYEGEQVVDPSRQVRVQFLSTNAIDMVWDFYAKADEVVVNPGAVTEMLFVAYNPTDKPMTAQAVPSISPAEAAMYFHKTECFCFTQQVLQPGERIEMPVRFIVDRAMPKDVKHLTLAYTLFDITARQPPVAAHSGG, encoded by the coding sequence ATGGCTGACTCCATACCGATCAAACGCCTGGTCACGCGCCTGCTTATCCTGGTGCTGGCGATGTTCGCCTTCGGCTTCGCCCTGGTGCCGATCTATGACGTGATGTGCAAGGCATTCGGCATCAACGGCAAGACCGGCGGGCAGTACGAGGGCGAGCAGGTCGTCGACCCGTCGCGCCAGGTGCGGGTGCAGTTCCTGTCCACCAACGCCATCGATATGGTTTGGGATTTTTATGCCAAGGCCGACGAGGTGGTGGTCAACCCGGGCGCTGTGACCGAGATGCTGTTCGTCGCGTACAACCCGACTGACAAACCGATGACCGCCCAGGCGGTGCCGAGCATTTCCCCGGCCGAAGCGGCGATGTACTTCCACAAGACCGAGTGTTTTTGCTTCACCCAGCAAGTGTTGCAGCCAGGCGAACGTATCGAGATGCCAGTGCGCTTCATCGTCGATCGCGCCATGCCTAAGGATGTGAAGCATTTGACCTTGGCCTACACGCTGTTCGATATCACTGCGCGCCAGCCGCCCGTGGCGGCCCACAGCGGCGGCTAG